In Flavobacteriales bacterium, the DNA window AAAGTTGTTTTTCCAGCTCCCCTCGGACCAGTTATTGTTACAATTTGGAAGAGTTTATTTAACTCAATTAAGCGCTTTTTAAGCCTCCTTTTTATCATGAGATGAAGGTACCAATTTAAATCCAAATTGCAAAATTGTACTTTATTTGTATATAATGATGTGATTTTATTAGCTATGTCTGTGTCTTTTGTAATTCTAGATATGAGCAATTTATGGACGTTTTAGCTCTGGTTTTTAAATCAAAATATAAGTAATAGTCGGAATATTATAAGTAATTGATTTGCAGGTAATTACTGGAAGTGATTATGGCTATGTTATCGTAATTTGGAGTGTTTTTTACTTAAAAATGAAGCATTATCAGTTTCGATTTAACAGAATAAATGCCGATATTTAATATTGGTTAAATAATTGCAGCTTAGTTGTTTAAGATGCCTAATTTGTATTGATTATTTAATTACTAATTATTGGATTTGCTTCAGGTTTGAAGTGATATTTTCTTTTTGGGTTTATTGTTTTAAGGTTTTAATTGACGATAATATTTTCAAAATTTCCTTTTTTTGTCCTTCTGTTTAGTACAGATATTTCATCTTATTGGTGTGTCAAAATCATTAGAATCGTGTGAATTATAAAAACGGTAACGGGCATTAAAGTCTCGTTTGATGGACGCTTCTCAGAATTAGTTAAAATGCCTTTTTAGCAAGGAAATTTACAAACGAGTAATAAGTATGCAGCAGAAATTGTGCGGAAAGTCAAATAAGGTTAAGTTGAAGGAATTGTTTGCGGTTAAAGAAACCGGAATTACTCTTTGTTAGAAGTAATCCCGTACACTTCTTTTATTACTTCTACGGAACCGGTTTCAAGGTCTATTTCATAAATAAATCTTCTTGTTCTAAAAATACCTTTGTTTGTATCCTTTCTAGTAGCATCCATAGCCGCGGTAGAATTTACTTTAGAGTGCGATAGTGCTCCTTTAAATTGAACGTGCCTTTTTCCAGATCGATGCACTTTGCTGTACCATAGCTGACAGTCGAACTTATACCCATTAACATATAGGTCATCTCCGTCGGAGTAAGCAACAACTTCTTTTTTAATGTATTTTCTTTCTATCGACTTGTCCGCAGATCTGAGCTTAAAGTCATTTCCTCCTACCAGAATAATACCACTGTTAGATCTTTGATAAACATCTATAGAGAAACTCCGAGAGGGATTCTTTTTTAATATCTCCTCTACACTCATGTAAACCCCAGTAGGAAATTTTACTTGCGAAAAGCAGGTGCTTGAAGCAGTAATTAATAAGATAATAGGGAGGTATAGTTTTACTCTCATGGTAGGTTGTTATAGTAGTAAATGTAAAGTAAAATGAAATGTCATTTTAGGTTTTCATACTTACTTCCTATACAGAATTTACACCTCCTTTATTGATACAGCTTGTGGAAGGCTTAATATAAATGCAACACAGTATTTATCACAATTGAAGTGTGATTTTTAAGTCTATTGTGATAGGCTTAATTTGTGCCTTTCCATATGCTAAGTCACTATGATGCAAAATTTGATTTAAATATATTTTATATTGTAACGTGGACTATGCTCTATTTTCTCCCTGAAGAGAATAGCGAGATGAAAAGAGAAAATAGAAACAACAATGGACTGTTAAGTAAACTGTAAGAGTTAGAGCTCTCCCCGTCCATAAATTATAGAATAGGTTTGGATGGATAGAGTATCGATAGTCTCTAATTCATCTATTAGCTGGGTAGAAATCTCGTACTCCATTAACAGTTCCTCTAGAAGAGCTAGTTCCGGTAGTCCCATGCCTGTCAATATGCCGGTATACATAATAAGGAATTTTTAATCTTGTATTCACATCTCCAACAGTAATTAGATCAATATTGAAAGGCATGCCCCATAAACTATCTGTTATTCTGAAAATAACTGTGTCTTCTATGTACACCATTTCCATTTTTGAATAGGCCTCGTTGGTTTCTACTACGCATTGTTCATCGCATAAGTTTGCACCGTATACTAATTGTCCAGAATCTAAAGAATTAATGACTAATGTTTCAGGGAAATGTCCTAATTGGGCAGAATTAAAAATTGAGTCGCCAGAGAATTCTGTAATATTTATTAAGCCGTCGCCAGTATACGTTAGTATTTCGCTGTGGTAATCTATGGATTCAATATATAAAGTCTTAGGGTAAGTGGCTGTAGTATCTGTTGCAGAATTGATATCATCTTTTTTACACGCTATCATCGCTAGAGCAAAAAAAAAGGAGAGTCCAGAATTTCATAATTATAAGTTTTGGTCAAGTTGGTTTATATAGGGATAGCTGTGGCAATATTTAATCGACCGAACGAATCCCGGTTTCTTCTCATTACTGAAGTGAAATTAACTTAATGTACATTTATGGCATGATTACTTGTTGCAAATAGGAGAAATTATCTTTGGATTTTGTTCAAATTTCAGAATGTTGATAATCTTCATTTATTTCCCGATACAGAATGTATATTCTGTATTAAAAGGGAATAGGACTATTTGAGATACATGCCAGTAAGAGGGTTTGTAGTTATGATCGGAGGAGATAAGCTTGTTGATTAGTTAATGCTATGGTGCTGATCTAATTCGCGCACAAAAAATGAAATACCTTACATATTCTATTCTAAATATGTTTTGAAATAAGGTTTTAGTCTTATTAGGCTGGCGTCAATGTCCATTTTTAAAATTGAAGTAAGCGTATCAAGGATAACTAGGCTGTTGTTAGTAGTATCTTTTTCTGTTCCCAATGCAATACGTTTAGACAGTTTTGTATTTACATTGTGGAGACTATTGATAAAGTCTCGTAGCCCGGAAAGGTTGCCATTCGAGCAGTGTCCCCTATCTCGACGAAGATATTGGCCTGTTAGATACATTCCTACGAAACGGAAGTGAGAATGATCTATTCCGCCGAAGGGAACATGGAAGCTCGCCATTGGTCGAAGCATTTTCATTATATGGCAGTCCGACAACGCTAGGCGTAATCCCATCAACGATCGTACTGCATTCTGGGCTGGCATAGATGCATGTATCTCAAAATCATTTATTTCAACAGTAACCTTAACTATTTCGTGAGAGGTTTTGTCTGTGAACTTAGATAGGATTGGTTGAATGGACAAAGCGGCAGGACAGGTTTTACGATCCCCTTTTGGAATTTCACATCCGTCGCACTTGCCGTTTTCTAATTTAAGCCATTCGTCAATAGGTTGATCAGGGGATTCAATGGAAGTGCTTTCGGTTTCATTTACCTCAAAGCGTAAGCTTTTTTCACCTTTAAAAGTGAAGTTGTATGTAATCATTTTATTCTCGTTTTTTAGTTATTGAACTGGATATTAAAAACTATAAGATGGTAATTGGTATTGCTGTGTTTTTCATAATGAGGCAGGTGCCGTAAAGATTATGGATTGATAAAATATACTGTATGTAAAAAGTGTGCCGCAATTATTTTTTTATATGTAAATCGCCAAAATATTGGTGGTATCAATAGCTATAGGCTGTTGTTAGTTTCTTAGAACGAAATAATCATTCTGTATTCTAGAATGTTTCTTGTTTAGAGAAAAGTTTCAGGTGGAGGTAAAGGTTAAGCCTAGTTATTTATGATATAGAATGTAACTTTCCTTGATTGACAGTGCTTACCAGGTGCTTAACACAAATGTGACACATAAAATCACAATAAAGAACTTTGATTTACATTGATAGATTGATGAGAGCAACCTGAAATATTAATCGATCAGGATGAACTATTTCTTCTTTTTATGCTTGATTACCTCTGCCTCCAAATGAAAAATAATATCCTCTGCAACATTTTTAATGTGGTCTCCTGTACGTTCAATTTTTCGAATGGTGGAGAATAGAAATAGATAAGCCCTAACCTCTGATGGTTTATCTTCTATCAGTTTACTAATTGTGTTTGATGCTGTGCTATTAATCTTGTTGAGTTGTGCATCTTTTCGGTAAACATCTCTAGCTAATTTAGAATTGCCTTCTTCATAAGCTCTTTGAATGTCGATCATCATAGAAATGGCAATATCGAACATGTCTGCCATGTGTGTTGCATCCAATGCCTCTTTAGGAATAGGCTTGGCAATATTGATCACATAGTCGGCAATACCATCGGCGTAATCGCCAATTCGTTCTAAGTCGGAATTGGTTTTAAGCATGGAGATCACAAATCTTAAATCTGTAGCTACAGGTTGAAACAATGCGAAGATGTTTTCGCAGTTTCTGTCAATGCTAAGTTCTAAGGCATTCATTCTTTTTTCATTATGAATAACGTCTTGTGCTAATCCTTCATCGTAATTCAGAAATGCATCTTTTGTCTTTTCTAATTGAGTAATACAAAGTGCCATCATCTCAAGGATAGCATCTTTCAACTCTTTTAATTCAGCATCTAAATGGTTCATAGTTTATCAATTTTCATCCAAAACGACCACTGATGTAATTCTCGGTGCGTTCGTTTTCGGGGTTAGTAAATATTTGTTTTGTGGGTCCATTTTCAATTAGTTCACCCATATAAAAGAAAGCAGTTTCGTCGCTAATTCTTCCTGCCTGCTGCATGTTGTGTGTTACTATTACAATGGTGTACTTGTCTTTTAATTGAAAGATTAGCTCTTCAATTTTGGCTGTAGAAATGGGATCCAGGGCAGAGGTAGGTTCATCCATTAAAATTACAGAAGGTTCAACGGCAAGGGTTCTAGCAATGCAAAGTCTTTGTTGCTGTCCACCAGAAAGTGCCAACGCAGACTTCTTTAAATCGTCTTTCACTTCATTCCATAAATCGGCTTGTGATAGGGCTGTTTCAACTCGTTCTTCGATAAAGGATTTGTCGCTGATGCCTTGTATATTTAAGCCATAGGCAACATTGTCGTAAATGGATTTAGGAAACGGATTTGGTTTTTGGAAAACCATTCCAACTTCTTTTCGGAGTTGTTCTACATCAATATTTTTCCCTGTGATCTTTCTTCCGTCTAATCTAATCTGACCATTCATGCTAAACGTATCGATGTAATCATTCATCCTATTAAAAAGCCTAAGGAAGGTAGATTTCCCACAACCCGAAGGACCGATGAATGCAGTAACCGTATTCTCTTTCATTCCGATAGAAACATTTTTAACAGCTTGAAAATGCCCGTAGAAAACGTCTGTATTGATTGCTTGTACTTTGTATACTTCTGGTGCTAAGTCATCAAATTGATTTTCTTTATTTGTCTCCATGGTATTCTCTTTGTATTCTAGTGTTGATATCATATAATTTATTTTACCATTTAATGTTTTTCTGCCACCTGTTTCTAAAGTATACTGCAACGCCATTCATAGCGAATGTGATTATGAGCAGTATTATTATTGCGGCGGCTGAGTTCTCTATAAATCCATGTTGAGGACGGCTAATCCAGTTGAATATTTGCATCGGCAATATTGAAAATTCGTCCATCGGCGACTGTGGAGCAAATGGTACATAAGCCAAGGCTCCAATTACAATTAGGGGAGCAGTTTCGCCAACGGCTCTAGATAATGCTAAAATAACTCCCGTTAAAATCCCACCGATTGAAGCTGGTAAGGTTTGGTGCCAAATGGTTTGCCATTTAGTTGCGCCCATAGCGAAGGATGCTTCTTTTATAGTAGAAGGCACTGCTTTGATAGATTCTCTTGTAGCTACAATGATAATGGGTAGTATGAGCAAAGAAAGGGTTAAACTACCCGCAAGTACACTTGCTCCCAATCCCATTATTCTTACAAATATTTCTAAGCCAAGTAGTCCGTAAATAATAGAAGGTACACCTGCTAAGTTGGAAATGTTAATTTCTAAAATATTGGCTAGTTTAGACTTCTTACTGTATTCTTCTAAATAAATTCCTGCAGCTACACCAATTGGAAATGCGATGCTAGCCGTGAGCCCTAATGTCCAAATAGAACCCATCATTGCTGTCCAAATGCCAGATTTTTCTGGTTTACGAGAGGGGAGTGAAGTGATGAAATCCCAATCTATCCTCATAACGCCATCAATAATGATGTCGCCAATAAATAAGACCAATAGAAATAAACCTATCAGTGTGCAACTCAATCCCCATATCATGAAGATTTGATCTTTGAGTTTGTTTTTTCTTGCGTTATTCATATTTCTGTTGGTACTTTTTTCTAATCCAAAAGCTGATGGTATTCAGTAAAAACGTAAACACGAACAGGGTTATACCTGCTGCGAAAATGGTTTTGTATTCGAGTGAACCATGAGGCACATCACCTAAACTAACTTGAACAATATAAGCCGTGATGGTTTCTATCGGAACCGTTGGGTCTAATGTTAAACGAGGTTGCTGTCCTGCGGCAATAGCAACAATCATTGTTTCTCCAACTGCTCTTGAAATTGCCAAGATGATGGAAACGATAATTCCTGATGATGCAGCTGGAACAGTAACGTTAAAGGCTGTTTGTAATCGAGTAGATCCCATTCCGTAGGCTGCTTCTTTCAATGCTTTAGGAACAGCGTATAATGCATCTTCGCTTAAGGAGGATATAAAAGGGATGATCATAATTCCCATAACAATACCTGCTGAAAGAGAACTAAACCCGCTCATACCTGGTATGATTTTTTGCAGAAAAGGTGTTACAACCATTAAGGCAAAAAAGCCATAAACCACCGTTGGCACTGCGGCCAATAGTTCTAATAATGGTTTGATTGTCTTTCTAAATCCTTTAGGTGCATACTCATTTAAATAAATGGCAATGGATAGGCCTACAGGTAAGGCAACCACAATTGCTATAAAGGTTGTTAGTAAGGTTCCTACTAACAAAGGCATAATCCCAAAATGCTTGTTAGCAAAAAGGGGAGTCCATTCTGGGTCGGTTAAAAACTCAACGATAGAAACCTCCGAAAAGAAGCTCATAGCTTCAACGGCCAATACCAATACTATTCCTATTGTAGTTAGGATGGTAATGCCAGCGCTAAGCTTAAGCAGTTGTTCTATTATTTGTTCTCTAAGTTTCATTTTTATTTGTTCCCAAAACCAGACTGTAATTAGTCTGGTTTTATATTAATTGCTATCGAGGTTAACGTCAAGTAAATTAATGGTTGGCGAACGCTTTAAATTTGTTTACTTCTTTTTGGTACTCTGCATCTGGAAGAGGAATGTAACCAACTTCTGTAGCGAGTTCTCCGGCGTTGGCTAAGTAGAAATTAACAAACTCTACTACTTCTGGTCTTTCTACAGCGGTGCTATTTATATAGATAAATAGTGGTCGAGAAAGGGGAGCGTAAGATCCATCTTTTACAGTTTGTAAAGAAGGAGCAACTGGTCCGTTACCACCGTCAACGGCAACCAACGTAAGTTTGTCTTTGTTTTCTTTGTAGTATGCTAAGCCAAAGAACCCAAGTCCGTATTTGTCTCCAGCAATACCTTGCACTAATACGTTGTCGTCTTCGCTAGCGGTGAAATCGCCTCTACTTGCGCCGCTTTCTCCTACGATTGCTTCAGTAAAGTAATCGTAAGTTCCAGATGCTGTTCCGGGGCCGAACAGGTGAATTTCTTCATCTGGCCATCCAGCTCTAATCTGACTCCATTTCATAATTTCACCTTGTGCAGCTGGTTCCCAAAGCATTTTTAACTCTTCTACCGTAAAATGATCTACCCAATCGTTAGCAGGATTGGCCAATACAGCGAGTCCGTCATAAGCTACACTTAGCTCAACATAAGTAATGTTGTTTTCTTCGCAGATAGTTTTCTCTTTGTCTTTAATAGGTCTCGAAGCATCTGAAATGTCAGTTTCGCCTCTTCCGAATTTTTTGAAACCTCCGCCTGTTCCAGATACTCCAATGGTAACTTTAACTCTTGGTGCTTCGTTTCGAAACTCTTCTGCTACTGCTTCTGAGATAGGATATACTGTGCTTGAACCGTCTATGGCAATGCTTCCAGACAATTCTGTTTTTGCATCTTGATTTGTTACACCACTGTTTTTATCTGTGGAGTTTCCTCCTCCACAAGCAGCGAAAAGTGTAGTGGCTGCTGCTAATAATATTGTTATTGTTTTCATCTTTTTTATATTTTTTTGTTATGAGACAAATGTCTCGCTCTAATGTTAACTGTATGTTAAGGCAATTTGATTTTATTGTTAAAATTGCATTTCTACTTGAAGTCTAAATCTCACGTCTGCGTTGCTTCCAATGTTGTCGATGTATGAGATATCAGATTGAATTTTTAAATTATGCCCAACAAAGTATTTTGAGAAGCCTAGTGTATATTCGTCTACTTCATTTATTCCTGAATAATTGCTGTCGTCAGGCTTGATTGATGTGTACCTTCCTGCAATTTCAATGTTGTTTTCGAATTGATATCCCAGTTGAGTATTGAATCCCCATCCAGTGTTGTAGTTTTTGCTTAGCCCGTCCATTTTTTTATCGGCACTAGTTACAGCATACTCCGTCATCCAAGAAAGTCCTTTGTATTTGAACATGGCGTCAAATTGCAAAGAGAATAGACTGTTTTCTGCATACACGCCTGTTGAATCGTAAACAAAAGAACCCAATTGCCCTTGCTGCCTTACTGCTCCGTCATTATAGTTTGCCGTGGCACCTAATGCCAATTTAGGTTTAGACTGTCTAACAATCGAAGCCGAAACATAATCTTGCTTTTTTCCTTCGAATTCTCCCATTGGCAATATGTCTAACCTACCAGTGTAGTTGTATCCTCCAAAGTTTCCTTCGGTAATGTCTCTGCCTTCTCCCATTGTCCAAGCAAACTTTGGTTTAATTACAAAACGCTCACCTAATGTGTATTTACCATGCAATTGAAGGCCCATGTCGCGATCTAAATTAAATTTACTGTTCACATTCGATCGATTTACAAACTGTAAGTTGGCAGATGAAATCACTCTTTCTCTATTACCTGGTAGTTTGGTTTGACCAACCCAAACAGACCAATGCTTAGCATATTTATATTTTAAAAGTGCGTCGAGTATAAGTCTAGAAGCACCTCGGCCATTTCCGTCTTCTTTGTTTACACTCATATCTCTATTTGATAATCCTAACTCTACTTTATAGGTTACTTTTGGATCAAGTACATGACCACTAAATTTTAATCGAGATCTTCTAACTAAATAGTTCGATTCAAATTCATCTCCGTCACCAAGTCCTTGTTGTGCTTCAAATAAGTGTTGCATTCTAAATTGAAACTTGAGGCTCATTGAAGAGTCTGCCGCCATAACTTTAAGGCCTTTCCCAAATTTAATGTTCGTAATATTTTGTCCTATTGTTTGTGTTGGAGCACTCATAAAGATGCCAATTGCAACTACTGATGCTCCTGCGATTTGTCTAATCGTTTTTTTCATTTCGTTTAAATGTTAATTTGTTTTTTTCTATAATTTATGAGACAAATCTACCTTCCCAATGTTATGTAAATGTTAAGGCCTTATTAAATAATTACTAAATATTTGAGGCCAGTTGGGGTTTTTGGGTGCTTTAAATGTTAACATAAACTTAAGGTCGAGTTAAGGTTCTGTTAACATTCCTTTAAGATTTTTGAATAAATAAAATGCACATGAAAAAGATCTTAATAGTAGACGACGAAGAGGACATTCTGGAATTTGTAGGATACAACTTGAGGAAGGCAGGATACACAGTTATTACTGCCACGGATGGAGCAGCGGGCTTTGAGATGGCTAAGGAACGATTGCCCGATTTGGTTTTGTTGGATGTGATGATGCCCAATTTGGATGGTATGGAAGTTTGCGAAAAGCTTCGTGCATTGCCTGAGTTTAAAGAAACGATTATTGCATTTCTTACTTCAAGAAGCGAAGACTATTTCCAGTTAGCAGGGTTTGAATCGGGAGCAGACGATTATATTCATAAGCCAATTAAACCCAAACTATTGGTTGCTAAGGTAAACTCGTTATTAAAAAGAAGCGCGAGTCAAGTGGAGGAAACTATCGAAGACTTTGGGTGTGTTAAAGTTGATAGAAATAAGCGGATAGTAATTTCTGGTGATACGAATATTGAGCTTCCTAAAAAGGAATATGATCTTTTACTACTCTTGCTTTCTAACGTTGGTAAGGTGTTTTCGAGAGAGGCCATTTACGATTCTGTTTGGGGAAACGATACCTTTGTAGGAGACAGAACAATTGATGTTCATATTAGAAAACTTCGTGAAAAGCTAGGCGATAATTGCATCAAAACGCTTAAAGGGGTAGGGTATAAGTACAACGAGTTGTGTTTGAGTTAATTTGTAAAGGCTATATTGATTGCTTCGTAAATTATTCAGCTTTATAGTTTTCATAAGTTTGATGACCTTTGTGTTGGTTTGAGTTACTTTCAATTTGTAGAACAGATATAACACAGAAACTGTCTTAATGAATCAAAATAGCGCAAATTTTAAGATGGGTTAGTGTCGTCTAAAACCTATGTTCCTCTTGATTCGTCTTGTGTTACACTGATTTTCCTATTTCTATGCAGAATGTAACAATCATTGACTGGTAACACTTTCCCAAAGACTAACACAAACACAACACACTTTTAATCCAACTTGAAGTTTGATTTGTCTAGATAGTTTGACGAGATACATCGAATTTCAATTTAACCAGAAACTCTATCAGGGATTGAGGTCGTGAATATTATAAGAAAGAATAAGCTAATGAAAACTAGGAAAACGAGCTTCAAAACATTCGTGTCTTTGGCTACGTAAAAATTAAAAATCTAGAAAATATTAGAATCAAAATGAGTTAATATGACAGAACCATCCATTTTCTATGTAATTGTTAGTTTGTTTACATATTTCCTTACCATTATATGTGAACTGTGATCAATAGATTCTACTTTAATTTCCTCTCCTAGTTCATCTATAACCTTAGAAATTGCAAATGGTAAACCGTGTATGATTATTTTATAGAAAATATATGATGAGTTAAAAAGACCTTGTTTGTCTTGCGTTATCATTAAAGACTTTTTTGTTCCCTTGGTTTTAAATTTTTTCAAAGAATAAATACCCTGTTTATATGTCATGTTGTCGCCATGGTCTTGATATATAATACTCTCGTGTTCACCATTCTTATAATAAACATGCAATGTTAGTATCTCTATCTTCTTTTCTCCAACGTATTGCATAATTGGGAAGTGAGGAATTACAGCACCTTCTTTAACGAAAATAGGCATAGAACTTAGTGGGCAATCTACCCATACTTCTTGATTGCCTTTGAATATTTGATTTGTAAAATAATGATACCAATTACCTTTAGGTAAGTATATTTTTCTGCCAGTAACCATAGGTTGACTTATTGGGCAAACCACTATATTATCTCCAAAACCAAATTCATCTTCTCTATAATGGGTATCGCAATCATTTTGATCTAAAAATACGAGAGGTTTTATTATGGGGGTTCCTTTTGTTGTACATTGCCAAAATGCAGTATAGATATAAGGCAGTAATTGATAACGTAACTCAATAAACTTTTTTACAATTTCTTCATATTTTTCGCCATAAGACCACGGTTCTTGGTCGGCTTCATCACCTGCAGAATGGGTTCGAAAAAGAGGAGAGAAGGTTCCTAGCTGAATCCAGCGGGTATATAATTCTCCATTTGGGTTTCCGGTAAATCCACCAATATCTGAACCTACAAAGGATATTCCAGAAATGCTTAAACGCTGGCATTGAATATTGGCAATCTTTAGATGTTCCCAAGTAGCTACATTATCACCTGTCCATACGGAAGCATATCGTTGCACTCCTGAATAACCCGATCTTGAAATAGTAAATGGTCTTTTGTTTTTCTGGTATTTAATTAGCCCTTCGTATGTGGCACGTACCATTTGCATTCCATATATGTTATGGGCTTTTCTATGGCTACAATTATTGCCGTCGTAATCATGCCTAACATCATCTGGGAAAGTGTCTATGTCAAACACAGCTGGTTCATTCATGTCATTCCAAATACCATCTACACCAATTTCTACATATTCTTTAAAAAGAGTAGCCCACCATTTTCTAACCTTAGGGTTGGTAAAATCAGGGAAGTTGCATTCTCCTGGCCAAACGTTTCCTTTCATCAGTGCTCCATCCCCACGTTTGCAAAAGTGATTTCCTTTAATTCCCTCTTGGTAAACCCAATAATTATTGTCTATTTTGATCCCAGGATCAATAATTACAACCGTTTTAAAACCCGATTCTTTCAGCTCTTTAATCATTCTTTTTGGGTTGGGAAAAGATTCCTTGTCCCAAGTAAAACACCTAAAACCATCCATGTATTCAATATCCAAGTAAACAGCATCGCAAGGGATTTTCTTTTTTCTGAATTTATCAGTCAACGACTTTACAACACTTTCTGGGTAATAGCTCCATTTACATTGATGATAGCCTAATGACCATAGGGGCGGTAAGTAATGAGTTCCTGTTAATTGAGCATATCGTTCAACTACATCAATTAGGTTTGGGCCATGTATGTAGTAAAAGTTTAGTTCTCCTCCATGAGCCCAAAAGCTAGCGACAGAATCATTTTCGTAACCAAAATCGAAATGTGTATCAAACGTATTGTCAAAGAAAATGCCATATCCGTTCGAGTTATTTAATCCCATGTAAAAAGGAATTCCTTTATATAGAGGATCTCTACTTTTTTCAAAGCCATATGTATCACTTCCCCAATTTCTAAGTCTTTTACCTTTGAGGTTAAAATCTGTAGGTTTGTCTCCTAAGCCAAAAAAAGATTC includes these proteins:
- the phoU gene encoding phosphate signaling complex protein PhoU → MNHLDAELKELKDAILEMMALCITQLEKTKDAFLNYDEGLAQDVIHNEKRMNALELSIDRNCENIFALFQPVATDLRFVISMLKTNSDLERIGDYADGIADYVINIAKPIPKEALDATHMADMFDIAISMMIDIQRAYEEGNSKLARDVYRKDAQLNKINSTASNTISKLIEDKPSEVRAYLFLFSTIRKIERTGDHIKNVAEDIIFHLEAEVIKHKKKK
- the pstB gene encoding phosphate ABC transporter ATP-binding protein translates to METNKENQFDDLAPEVYKVQAINTDVFYGHFQAVKNVSIGMKENTVTAFIGPSGCGKSTFLRLFNRMNDYIDTFSMNGQIRLDGRKITGKNIDVEQLRKEVGMVFQKPNPFPKSIYDNVAYGLNIQGISDKSFIEERVETALSQADLWNEVKDDLKKSALALSGGQQQRLCIARTLAVEPSVILMDEPTSALDPISTAKIEELIFQLKDKYTIVIVTHNMQQAGRISDETAFFYMGELIENGPTKQIFTNPENERTENYISGRFG
- the pstA gene encoding phosphate ABC transporter permease PstA: MNNARKNKLKDQIFMIWGLSCTLIGLFLLVLFIGDIIIDGVMRIDWDFITSLPSRKPEKSGIWTAMMGSIWTLGLTASIAFPIGVAAGIYLEEYSKKSKLANILEINISNLAGVPSIIYGLLGLEIFVRIMGLGASVLAGSLTLSLLILPIIIVATRESIKAVPSTIKEASFAMGATKWQTIWHQTLPASIGGILTGVILALSRAVGETAPLIVIGALAYVPFAPQSPMDEFSILPMQIFNWISRPQHGFIENSAAAIIILLIITFAMNGVAVYFRNRWQKNIKW
- the pstC gene encoding phosphate ABC transporter permease subunit PstC, with protein sequence MKLREQIIEQLLKLSAGITILTTIGIVLVLAVEAMSFFSEVSIVEFLTDPEWTPLFANKHFGIMPLLVGTLLTTFIAIVVALPVGLSIAIYLNEYAPKGFRKTIKPLLELLAAVPTVVYGFFALMVVTPFLQKIIPGMSGFSSLSAGIVMGIMIIPFISSLSEDALYAVPKALKEAAYGMGSTRLQTAFNVTVPAASSGIIVSIILAISRAVGETMIVAIAAGQQPRLTLDPTVPIETITAYIVQVSLGDVPHGSLEYKTIFAAGITLFVFTFLLNTISFWIRKKYQQKYE
- a CDS encoding PstS family phosphate ABC transporter substrate-binding protein, encoding MKTITILLAAATTLFAACGGGNSTDKNSGVTNQDAKTELSGSIAIDGSSTVYPISEAVAEEFRNEAPRVKVTIGVSGTGGGFKKFGRGETDISDASRPIKDKEKTICEENNITYVELSVAYDGLAVLANPANDWVDHFTVEELKMLWEPAAQGEIMKWSQIRAGWPDEEIHLFGPGTASGTYDYFTEAIVGESGASRGDFTASEDDNVLVQGIAGDKYGLGFFGLAYYKENKDKLTLVAVDGGNGPVAPSLQTVKDGSYAPLSRPLFIYINSTAVERPEVVEFVNFYLANAGELATEVGYIPLPDAEYQKEVNKFKAFANH
- a CDS encoding response regulator transcription factor, with amino-acid sequence MHMKKILIVDDEEDILEFVGYNLRKAGYTVITATDGAAGFEMAKERLPDLVLLDVMMPNLDGMEVCEKLRALPEFKETIIAFLTSRSEDYFQLAGFESGADDYIHKPIKPKLLVAKVNSLLKRSASQVEETIEDFGCVKVDRNKRIVISGDTNIELPKKEYDLLLLLLSNVGKVFSREAIYDSVWGNDTFVGDRTIDVHIRKLREKLGDNCIKTLKGVGYKYNELCLS
- a CDS encoding DUF4968 domain-containing protein, with product MNYLNPNVKLQKEYFGEVLKINIEEDGLKIWGASACLRIYVLSDEIIRFRLSPDSHFPQDFSYAIQPNSLEHNGFTIKEKKKEIELKTKSIKIKINKQILKLLITDLKGFVIYECEGGMHWEENIEFGGYYVYNSHVAHENESFFGLGDKPTDFNLKGKRLRNWGSDTYGFEKSRDPLYKGIPFYMGLNNSNGYGIFFDNTFDTHFDFGYENDSVASFWAHGGELNFYYIHGPNLIDVVERYAQLTGTHYLPPLWSLGYHQCKWSYYPESVVKSLTDKFRKKKIPCDAVYLDIEYMDGFRCFTWDKESFPNPKRMIKELKESGFKTVVIIDPGIKIDNNYWVYQEGIKGNHFCKRGDGALMKGNVWPGECNFPDFTNPKVRKWWATLFKEYVEIGVDGIWNDMNEPAVFDIDTFPDDVRHDYDGNNCSHRKAHNIYGMQMVRATYEGLIKYQKNKRPFTISRSGYSGVQRYASVWTGDNVATWEHLKIANIQCQRLSISGISFVGSDIGGFTGNPNGELYTRWIQLGTFSPLFRTHSAGDEADQEPWSYGEKYEEIVKKFIELRYQLLPYIYTAFWQCTTKGTPIIKPLVFLDQNDCDTHYREDEFGFGDNIVVCPISQPMVTGRKIYLPKGNWYHYFTNQIFKGNQEVWVDCPLSSMPIFVKEGAVIPHFPIMQYVGEKKIEILTLHVYYKNGEHESIIYQDHGDNMTYKQGIYSLKKFKTKGTKKSLMITQDKQGLFNSSYIFYKIIIHGLPFAISKVIDELGEEIKVESIDHSSHIMVRKYVNKLTIT